The genomic DNA CAGGAGCTGTTCACCACGCTATGGGAAAAAAGAGCCTCTTTGAATATTTCAACAAGCCTGAAAAGCTACCTCTTTGGTGCCACAAGAAATAACTGCCTTCAGCTGATCCGAAAGCAAAAAGTCCGTGATAAATATCAAAATGAAGTGGCGGCCATGCATCAAAATCAACATTTCGAGGATCTTGACGTGATGGTAGAACTGGAGTTGAGCGAAAAAATTCAGCAAATTATCGCTCAGTTACCCGACCAACGAAGAAAAATCTTTATGATGAGCAGATTTGAGGGCAAAAAGTACCAGGAGATTGCCGATGAGTTGGGGCTTTCAGTAAAAACGATCGAAAATCAGATGAGCAGCGCATTGAAAAGCCTACGGCTTGCCCTTCACGAATATTTGCCACTGCTGCTATTTATAATTTGGCAACAATACAAAAAATAATCCCGACCGAATAGGGGTAAATGCCTGACAAAGCAACTTAACTGTATGGAAATGACCAATCGTTTTCTAAAATCATGACACAAGATACCATTGATCAATATATTGCCAAAGCACTTGGGCAAACTGCCACTGCCCAGGAACAAGCGCATTTAGACGCCTGGCGAAAAGCCGATGCCCAAAATGAAAAATACTACCGACAGTTTGAGCATTTGTGGCGACTCGGACTTCTGGCCAAGGACAAGCCTGCTTTCCACCCTAATGTCGATCGGGCATGGCAGAATGTGCGCCCTGCAGTTCCCCTCCAGCAAAGGTCCCAAATTCCTGCTTATGCTTTCTTCACCGCCATTGCGAGTGTACTGCTGGTGGCGATGGTATTTTTGTACCCTTATGTATTCCCCGAAAAGGTAAAGCATATTCACCTTGTGGCTCAAAACCTGCAGGAGGTAACATTGCCCGACGGGACATCGGTTACTTTGAGAAAGGGAGCTACGCTGGAATACCCAGAAGCTTTCGGCGAAGACCAGAGAAAAGTCAATTTCAGTGGGCAGGCGTATTTCGATGTGCACCACGATCCCGATCATCAGTTCATCATCGATATGAAAGAAACGCAGGTCAGGGTGTTGGGTACCGCCTTTAATATTGATGAAGAAGCTCACCACACCGTAACGGTCAGTGTCAGCCGTGGTAAAGTGGCTTTTGAAACTAAAACAAAAAAACCTCAGCGGGTGGTGCTCGCCAAAGGTAAGCAGGCCACTTATCAGCATCAGCAAAAAAAGATCAGTGCACTGACTGCCCAAGCACCAAATGCTTTGGCATGGAAAACGAAAATCTTCAGTTTCAATGATACCCCACTGCCGGAAGTGGTAAAAACCCTCAACGATGCCTATGGGGCAGATATCCGTTTGGAATCCCCAGAATTATTCAACTGCTCGCTCTCGATGGTCAATCATCGATCACAAAGCATCGAATCAGTATTGGCTACGATAAGTACTATTCTTAATGTTGAGGTGAAGCAGCAAAACAATAGCTACCGAATCTTTGGAAAGTGCCAATAGTAATGAAAAGAGTTTTCTACATTAAAATGCTTTTGTTGCTGCTGTTTATGTTCGCAACTAAAGTCGCAAAATCACAAAGTTGGACACAGCAGCAAATCAGTATTCAGGCTCAGCAATTACCCTTAGCCACTTTCATCGATCAGCTGAGTAAAAAAGCAGGATTTGATTATGCCTACAACGCCAAAATCATTTCAGCGAAAGCAGCAGTCGATTATCAAACCACTGATGCCCCACTGATCAGCGTACTCAATGAAATTCTACCGCCGAGGAATCTCGACTACAAAATACAAGGCGATCAGCTGTTGATCATTCCGAAAAAGAAAATTAAACAAAGAAAAACAAGTCTGACCCTTACCGCCACACTAATGTATAAAGGGCAGTATCTGGATGGGGTCGCGGTGCTTGATAAGTTTACTGGAGCTTTGGGTAAAACCAATTCCGAAGGAACACTCCGAATTCCCATCAATAATCCACAGGCGAACCTAAGCTTGACCTTCAGCAAGGAAGGCTATCAGAGCAAATCACTGAAAGTAAAAATGAATGGAGACAAAAGTATTCAGGTGTACCTGGACTCCTTGCAGCTCCCCATGAAAAAGACCTCTGCTCCTGTCGCCTTTTTACCCTCCGTTCAGCTGAAAGAAAAAGAAATTGAGGACATCAATTTGGTGAAATTCTTTGTCTCGGAGGCAAAAACAGCACAAATAACGACCCTTGACAGCCTCATTTACAGTCCTTTTCAGGTCAGTCTGCTACCTATGCTCAGCAGTAATTTCACTAAAAATGCGCAATCGGTCAATAACTTTTCACTGAACCTGATCGCTGGTTATTCCGCAGGAACTGATGGTGCAGAAATGGGTACTGCGGCCAATATCAACAGGTATAATATGCGCGGACTGCAGCTTGCTGGCCTCACTAATATTGTCGGGGGACATGTTCACGGTTTGCAAATTGCAGGGGTAAACAACCTCAGCAAGCGGAAAATGATCGGACTGCAAGTTGCGGGAATTAACAATGTCGCACAACACAGCATGTCGGGGGGGCAAATTGCGGGAATTAACAATGTGATGAATGGCCAGATGAATGGTTTTCAGATAAGTGCCGTATCCAATTCCCTGTTAAATCATGGACAAGGGCTACAGCTTGCCGCATTTGGGAACTTTGCCCGCCAAAACTTCAAGGGCGTTCAGTTTTCTGCGGTATTGAATAAGATCAAGGGAACATCAAGCGCCTTGCAAGTTTCAGCACTGTTGAATATTGCCAAAGACAGCCTTAAAGGAGTACAATTAAGTGCTTTCTATAATGGTGCTTACGGCCACAGCTCGGGCGTTCAAATCAGCCCATTTTTAAACCATAGCCGCGCAACATTTAATGGCTTGCAGCTCGGTATCTTAAACCATGCCGCACAAGCACTCCATGGTGTTCAGTTGGGTGTAATAAACAGCACAGACACGCTCAGCGGGCTTCAATTAGGCATTATCAATAAAACCGACCATTTAGCAAGTGGCACACCAATAGGCTTCATTAGCGTGGTAAAAGATGGCTGCAATGCTTTGGAACTGAGTTATCAGGATCGGCATTTTATTACTGCTGCCTACAAAACAGGATCACGGTATTTTTATAATATCATTAATTATGGTATCGATGTTCAGCAGGCCGAACAGATGTACTTTGGTTATGGATTTGGTACCGCCCCGCGTCTGTATCGCACGATCAGCCTCAACGCTGACCTTACCGCAAATTATGTACAAAACACGCCACACTGGTTCAAGGATAAGAATTTCCTCGGTCAGGCCAAAGCTCAGATCAGTTACCAGTTTGGCCGATCGCTGGGCCTGTTTGCTGGGGCAAGTTATAATGTACAGGTGATTGATCAGCAGGCGGAAAATAAAACGTTTATTCACCCCCGTACCGCCTGGACATCCCAGAATTCAGGATGGATTACCGCAGGATGGTGGAGCTTTCAGGCAGGGATAAGAATCGGCCGACTCGGAAGGTGAAAAACAAAAAAATTGTCGCAAAATAAATACCTCCTCAGCAGTTACGCTTCTTGATCCCTCTAAAGTTTGCCTTTATCAAGCTGAATTTAGACCAAAATGAGGCCTGAACCACCTGCAAATTCAAGATCTCGTCTATATTGTATTGCATCAATATTTGTCGTAAAACAATTATTGGATAGGATGGTCAATTTTGGCGTAATTGCTGGTTGCTTTTGCTAATATTTTACCATCGGTATTGTAAAGTCGCCCCTCGATATGGATGATATTTTTCCCCTGGCGAATAACCTGTGTTTTAACAATCACCGCCTCCCCTTCTGCTGCAGATGACAGAAAATCAACATTAAGATTTACCGTAGGATAAAAGTTCTGAACATCCAAAGTATAGATCGTCAATCCCATCACTTCGTCCAACATGGTACAGATAGCGCCACCGTGCAACATCCCCGCAGGGTTCGTTAATTCCTTTCGCACAAAATACTCGCCTTCCAGACGGCCTCCTTCTACGGCCAGCACTTTACCTTTGAAAAGATTGCCAAAAGGTGATGGTGATTCAATGTCTTGCTTACCAATTAAATTCTTTAGCCGAGCGATTCGTTCTTCA from Persicobacter psychrovividus includes the following:
- a CDS encoding RNA polymerase sigma-70 factor, giving the protein MQAKAKNQNQSINHNSLRQQDPDNENLLLFLKGDIKAYETIFRAYYEPLCQFSMRYLADPQQSEEVVQELFTTLWEKRASLNISTSLKSYLFGATRNNCLQLIRKQKVRDKYQNEVAAMHQNQHFEDLDVMVELELSEKIQQIIAQLPDQRRKIFMMSRFEGKKYQEIADELGLSVKTIENQMSSALKSLRLALHEYLPLLLFIIWQQYKK
- a CDS encoding FecR family protein, which encodes MTQDTIDQYIAKALGQTATAQEQAHLDAWRKADAQNEKYYRQFEHLWRLGLLAKDKPAFHPNVDRAWQNVRPAVPLQQRSQIPAYAFFTAIASVLLVAMVFLYPYVFPEKVKHIHLVAQNLQEVTLPDGTSVTLRKGATLEYPEAFGEDQRKVNFSGQAYFDVHHDPDHQFIIDMKETQVRVLGTAFNIDEEAHHTVTVSVSRGKVAFETKTKKPQRVVLAKGKQATYQHQQKKISALTAQAPNALAWKTKIFSFNDTPLPEVVKTLNDAYGADIRLESPELFNCSLSMVNHRSQSIESVLATISTILNVEVKQQNNSYRIFGKCQ
- a CDS encoding LA_2272 family surface repeat-containing protein; the encoded protein is MKRVFYIKMLLLLLFMFATKVAKSQSWTQQQISIQAQQLPLATFIDQLSKKAGFDYAYNAKIISAKAAVDYQTTDAPLISVLNEILPPRNLDYKIQGDQLLIIPKKKIKQRKTSLTLTATLMYKGQYLDGVAVLDKFTGALGKTNSEGTLRIPINNPQANLSLTFSKEGYQSKSLKVKMNGDKSIQVYLDSLQLPMKKTSAPVAFLPSVQLKEKEIEDINLVKFFVSEAKTAQITTLDSLIYSPFQVSLLPMLSSNFTKNAQSVNNFSLNLIAGYSAGTDGAEMGTAANINRYNMRGLQLAGLTNIVGGHVHGLQIAGVNNLSKRKMIGLQVAGINNVAQHSMSGGQIAGINNVMNGQMNGFQISAVSNSLLNHGQGLQLAAFGNFARQNFKGVQFSAVLNKIKGTSSALQVSALLNIAKDSLKGVQLSAFYNGAYGHSSGVQISPFLNHSRATFNGLQLGILNHAAQALHGVQLGVINSTDTLSGLQLGIINKTDHLASGTPIGFISVVKDGCNALELSYQDRHFITAAYKTGSRYFYNIINYGIDVQQAEQMYFGYGFGTAPRLYRTISLNADLTANYVQNTPHWFKDKNFLGQAKAQISYQFGRSLGLFAGASYNVQVIDQQAENKTFIHPRTAWTSQNSGWITAGWWSFQAGIRIGRLGR
- a CDS encoding PaaI family thioesterase, which translates into the protein MKFSEERIARLKNLIGKQDIESPSPFGNLFKGKVLAVEGGRLEGEYFVRKELTNPAGMLHGGAICTMLDEVMGLTIYTLDVQNFYPTVNLNVDFLSSAAEGEAVIVKTQVIRQGKNIIHIEGRLYNTDGKILAKATSNYAKIDHPIQ